In the genome of Saccharomonospora viridis DSM 43017, one region contains:
- a CDS encoding MurR/RpiR family transcriptional regulator, which translates to MEQPTNETATVSEPSESPESTTRSEPVDSSKPAGSEASPLVRIRSLLPGLARAEQRVAKVVLEDPSSVARRSITEVAMAAKTSETTVTRFCKAIGVGGYPQLRIALAADTARTEAKSSRDLGGDITADDDLASVVSKVSFADARAVEETAEQLDIAELTRVTELLAEATRVDVYGVGASAFVAADLQQKLHRIGRVSFAWSDTHIMLTSAAVLSEGDVAVAISHSGATTDTVEALRVAKEHGATTVAITNFPRSPIASVADHVLTTAARETTFRSGATASRIAQLTVIDCLFIGVAQRRMDESMAALEATREAVNGHRLGIRPDGRRRTLQDR; encoded by the coding sequence GTGGAGCAACCAACGAACGAAACCGCCACGGTGTCCGAGCCCTCCGAATCGCCCGAGTCGACGACACGGTCCGAACCGGTCGACTCGTCCAAACCGGCGGGGTCGGAGGCAAGCCCCCTCGTGCGCATCCGCTCGTTGCTCCCGGGTCTTGCCCGCGCGGAACAACGGGTCGCCAAAGTCGTGCTGGAAGACCCCTCCTCGGTCGCGCGTCGCAGCATCACCGAGGTCGCCATGGCCGCCAAGACCAGCGAAACCACCGTCACCAGGTTCTGCAAGGCCATCGGCGTCGGCGGCTATCCGCAGCTTCGCATCGCACTCGCCGCCGACACGGCGCGTACCGAGGCCAAATCCTCCCGGGATCTGGGTGGCGACATCACGGCCGACGACGATCTGGCCTCGGTCGTGAGCAAGGTCAGTTTCGCCGACGCCCGGGCCGTCGAGGAGACCGCCGAACAGCTCGACATCGCCGAACTCACGCGCGTCACCGAACTGCTCGCCGAAGCGACCCGGGTCGACGTCTACGGCGTGGGCGCCAGCGCGTTCGTCGCCGCCGATCTGCAACAGAAGCTGCACCGCATCGGCCGGGTCTCGTTCGCCTGGTCCGACACGCACATCATGCTGACCTCGGCGGCCGTGCTCTCCGAAGGCGACGTCGCGGTGGCGATCTCCCACTCCGGCGCCACCACCGACACGGTGGAGGCTCTACGAGTGGCCAAGGAACACGGGGCCACCACCGTGGCGATCACCAACTTCCCGAGGTCGCCGATCGCCTCCGTCGCCGATCACGTACTCACCACGGCGGCACGGGAGACGACGTTCCGTTCCGGCGCCACAGCCAGCCGCATCGCACAGCTCACCGTGATCGATTGCCTGTTCATCGGCGTGGCGCAGCGACGCATGGACGAATCGATGGCGGCGCTGGAAGCCACCCGCGAGGCCGTCAACGGGCATCGACTCGGCATCCGTCCGGACGGAAGGCGGCGAACCCTACAGGACCGGTAA
- the murQ gene encoding N-acetylmuramic acid 6-phosphate etherase has protein sequence MTVSPQVVHVESPTERRNPNTTDIDRMSTADILAAINAEDQTVPEAVRRALPELVKAVDAATEALRGGHRVHYVGAGTSGRLAVLDAAELVPTYNVPDDWFVAHHAGGQQALRSAVENAEDDAEAGAAELRASVSPGDFVLGLTASGRTPFVIGALEGAKQSGATTALVSCNPEASVPDSVDVLITMDTGPEVIAGSTRMKAGTAQKLLLTAFSTATMIKLGRTYSNLMVSVRATNAKLRGRTVRILREATGLSDQDCNEALTRADGDLKVALVQLLADVDVTDAVAALEATGGHVRAALDAVRPTVP, from the coding sequence ATGACCGTTTCACCGCAGGTCGTGCACGTCGAGTCGCCCACCGAGCGACGCAACCCGAATACGACTGACATCGACCGGATGTCGACCGCCGACATCCTCGCCGCCATCAACGCCGAGGACCAGACCGTCCCCGAGGCGGTTCGGCGGGCGTTGCCGGAGTTGGTGAAAGCGGTCGACGCGGCCACGGAGGCCTTACGCGGCGGGCATCGGGTCCACTACGTGGGCGCGGGCACCTCGGGGCGGCTGGCGGTGCTCGACGCCGCCGAACTGGTGCCCACGTACAACGTGCCGGACGACTGGTTCGTCGCGCACCACGCGGGCGGTCAACAAGCGCTGCGGAGCGCGGTGGAGAACGCCGAGGACGACGCCGAGGCCGGCGCCGCCGAATTGCGGGCGAGTGTGTCGCCCGGGGATTTCGTGCTGGGGCTGACGGCCTCGGGACGCACCCCGTTCGTGATCGGTGCGTTGGAGGGTGCAAAACAGAGCGGCGCCACCACCGCGCTCGTGTCGTGCAACCCGGAAGCGTCCGTGCCCGACAGCGTGGACGTACTGATCACCATGGACACCGGTCCGGAGGTCATCGCGGGTTCCACGCGGATGAAAGCCGGTACGGCACAGAAGTTGCTGCTCACCGCGTTCTCCACCGCCACGATGATCAAGCTGGGGCGGACGTACTCCAATCTGATGGTCAGCGTGCGTGCGACCAACGCCAAGCTGCGAGGCCGCACCGTCCGCATCCTTCGCGAGGCCACGGGGTTGAGCGACCAGGACTGCAACGAGGCGCTCACCCGGGCCGACGGTGACCTGAAAGTCGCGCTCGTGCAATTGCTCGCCGACGTCGACGTCACCGACGCCGTCGCGGCGCTCGAGGCCACGGGCGGGCACGTCCGAGCCGCGCTCGACGCGGTGCGGCCGACGGTGCCCTGA
- the acs gene encoding acetate--CoA ligase codes for MTKQSPALDNLLTESRTFPPSEEFAAKANATEQWYADAEADPEAFWERQAERLHWQTKWSQVLDWSNAPFAKWFVGGKLNVAYNCVDRHVENGHGDQVAIHWVGEPGDTRDITYAELHREVCKAANALLSLGVTANDRVAIQLPMIPEAIVSMLACARIGALHSVVFGGFSSSALRSRVDDAEAKVVITSDGQYRRGKAMPMKANVDEALDGADTVEKVIVVRRVGDDLEGGVPWTEGRDVWWHDLVDAQSDEHEPEAFDSEHPLFILYTSGTTGKPKGILHTSGGYLTQVAYSHHVVFDHKPGEDVYWCTADIGWITGHSYIVYGPLANRATQVVYEGTPNTPHEGRHWEIVQNYKVTIYYTAPTLIRTFMKWGSDIPAKYDLSSLRLIGSVGEPINPEAWVWYRKHIGGDRCPIVDTWWQTETGAIMISPLPGVTHAKPGSAQRALPGVSAKVVDNDGNEVPRNGGGYLVLDKPWPAMLRGVWGDEQRYRDTYWAQYAEQGYYFAGDGAKYDADGDIWLLGRVDDVMNVSGHRISTTEVESALVSHPTVAEAAVVGATDPTTGQGIVAFVILRGGVAEDEAGGEKAIQELRDHVAKEIGPIAKPRQIMVVPELPKTRSGKIMRRLLRDVAENREIGDVTTLADSSVMDLISKGMKSRSGDE; via the coding sequence ATGACAAAGCAGTCACCGGCACTCGACAACCTGCTGACCGAGAGCCGAACCTTCCCTCCGAGCGAGGAGTTCGCGGCGAAGGCCAACGCGACCGAACAATGGTACGCCGACGCGGAGGCCGATCCGGAGGCGTTCTGGGAGCGCCAGGCCGAACGTCTGCACTGGCAGACCAAGTGGTCGCAAGTGCTGGACTGGTCGAACGCCCCGTTCGCCAAGTGGTTCGTGGGCGGCAAGTTGAACGTCGCCTACAACTGTGTCGACCGGCACGTCGAGAACGGGCACGGCGACCAGGTGGCGATCCATTGGGTCGGCGAGCCCGGCGACACCCGGGACATCACCTACGCCGAACTGCACCGCGAAGTCTGCAAGGCGGCGAACGCGCTGCTCTCCCTGGGAGTGACCGCGAACGATCGGGTGGCCATCCAACTGCCGATGATCCCCGAGGCGATCGTGTCGATGCTCGCGTGCGCCCGGATCGGCGCCCTGCACAGCGTCGTCTTCGGTGGGTTCTCCTCCTCCGCGCTGCGGTCACGTGTGGACGACGCCGAGGCCAAGGTCGTGATCACGTCCGACGGTCAGTACCGGCGGGGCAAGGCCATGCCGATGAAGGCGAACGTGGACGAGGCGTTGGACGGCGCCGACACGGTGGAGAAGGTCATCGTGGTGCGGCGCGTGGGTGACGACCTCGAGGGTGGAGTGCCGTGGACCGAGGGCCGCGACGTGTGGTGGCACGACCTCGTCGACGCGCAGTCCGACGAACACGAGCCGGAGGCGTTCGACTCCGAACACCCGCTGTTCATCCTGTACACCTCGGGCACCACGGGGAAGCCGAAGGGCATCCTGCACACCTCGGGCGGCTACCTCACCCAGGTCGCGTACAGCCACCACGTCGTGTTCGACCACAAGCCCGGCGAGGACGTGTACTGGTGCACCGCCGACATCGGCTGGATCACCGGGCACTCCTACATCGTGTACGGGCCGCTGGCCAACCGCGCCACGCAGGTGGTGTACGAGGGCACGCCCAACACGCCGCACGAGGGCAGGCACTGGGAGATCGTGCAGAACTACAAGGTCACGATCTACTACACCGCCCCCACTTTGATCCGCACGTTCATGAAGTGGGGCAGCGACATCCCCGCCAAGTACGACCTGTCGTCACTGCGGTTGATCGGCTCCGTGGGTGAACCGATCAACCCCGAGGCCTGGGTGTGGTACCGGAAGCACATCGGTGGTGACCGCTGCCCCATCGTGGACACGTGGTGGCAGACCGAGACCGGCGCGATCATGATCTCGCCGCTGCCGGGTGTCACCCACGCCAAGCCCGGATCGGCGCAGCGTGCGCTCCCGGGTGTCTCCGCGAAGGTCGTGGACAACGACGGCAACGAAGTGCCGAGGAACGGCGGCGGATACCTCGTACTCGACAAACCGTGGCCGGCGATGCTGCGCGGTGTCTGGGGCGACGAACAGCGCTACCGGGACACCTACTGGGCGCAATACGCCGAGCAGGGCTACTACTTCGCCGGTGACGGCGCCAAGTACGACGCCGATGGCGACATCTGGCTGCTCGGCCGGGTGGACGACGTGATGAACGTGTCGGGGCACCGCATCTCGACCACCGAGGTGGAATCGGCGCTGGTGTCGCATCCGACGGTGGCCGAAGCCGCGGTCGTGGGCGCCACCGACCCGACCACCGGGCAGGGCATCGTCGCGTTCGTCATCCTGCGTGGCGGTGTCGCCGAGGACGAGGCCGGTGGGGAGAAGGCCATTCAGGAGCTGCGTGACCACGTGGCGAAGGAGATCGGTCCCATCGCCAAGCCACGGCAGATCATGGTCGTACCCGAGTTGCCCAAGACCAGGTCGGGGAAGATCATGCGGCGGCTGTTGCGCGACGTCGCCGAGAACCGTGAGATCGGTGACGTCACCACCCTGGCGGACAGCTCCGTCATGGACCTGATCTCGAAGGGGATGAAGTCCCGCTCCGGCGACGAGTGA
- a CDS encoding choice-of-anchor P family protein gives MSKKKTAALGAGILSALVVGGVAFAPAAYAEPEDSAYALRASGLINITKLPHVVGEGKDHLIHTDLPPGSDRILHAGVFNSAVEEGYAKASTADVKLGLPGAPIISLGLVTAECDNGQGRVSVADLQIDGRKISLDQIKPNTELIPEPLQGIARITLNKQTDNGDGSLTVSALAVDLLDGTQTVELSTATCTQNAGEPEPEPEPEPEPQPEPEPEPEEPTTPPADDGGDDDGDDDLPGSRPDEDGKAPTPVPQPGHLDVTG, from the coding sequence TTGTCGAAGAAGAAAACAGCCGCTCTCGGCGCAGGCATTCTGTCCGCCCTCGTCGTGGGTGGTGTCGCGTTCGCGCCGGCCGCGTACGCCGAGCCGGAGGACTCCGCCTACGCGCTCAGGGCGTCGGGGCTGATCAACATCACCAAGCTGCCGCACGTGGTCGGCGAGGGTAAGGACCACCTCATCCACACCGACCTGCCGCCCGGCTCCGACCGTATCCTGCACGCCGGTGTGTTCAACTCGGCCGTCGAGGAGGGCTACGCCAAGGCCAGCACCGCCGACGTGAAATTGGGGCTTCCGGGTGCCCCCATCATCAGCCTCGGCCTCGTGACGGCGGAATGTGACAACGGTCAGGGCCGCGTCTCCGTCGCCGACCTGCAGATCGACGGTCGGAAGATCAGCCTCGACCAGATCAAGCCGAACACGGAACTGATCCCCGAGCCGTTGCAGGGTATCGCTCGCATCACGCTGAACAAGCAGACCGACAACGGCGACGGTTCACTCACCGTCAGCGCCCTGGCGGTGGACCTGCTCGACGGCACGCAGACCGTGGAGCTGTCCACGGCCACCTGCACCCAGAACGCGGGGGAGCCGGAGCCGGAGCCCGAGCCCGAGCCGGAGCCCCAGCCGGAGCCCGAACCCGAACCCGAGGAGCCGACCACTCCGCCGGCCGACGACGGGGGCGATGACGACGGCGACGACGACCTCCCCGGTTCGAGGCCCGACGAGGACGGCAAGGCACCGACGCCCGTGCCGCAGCCCGGCCACTTGGACGTGACCGGCTGA